In one window of Helianthus annuus cultivar XRQ/B chromosome 17, HanXRQr2.0-SUNRISE, whole genome shotgun sequence DNA:
- the LOC110921306 gene encoding peroxidase 3 isoform X2 — MGYYGSSCPKAEKIVQDYVNEHIPNAPSLAAALIRMHFHDCFVKGCDASILLNVTSSSGNQTEKVAIPNQTVRGFDFIDRLKSLVEAECPGIVSCADIIALAARDSIAITGGPSWKVPTGRRDGLLSNASEALNQIPAPFDNITILIQKFANKSLDLKDLVLLSGAHTIGIAHCPSVSNRLYNFTGVGDRDPSLDSEYADNLRATKCRTQNDTTTILEMDPGSRKTFDLSYYTLLLKRRGLFESDSALTTNSNTLAYINQLLQGSLQNFFSEFALSMEKMGQIEVKTGTSGEIRRNCAVVNS; from the exons ATGGGATATTATGGGAGTTCGTGCCCGAAAGCCGAAAAGATTGTGCAAGACTATGTGAATGAGCATATCCCGAATGCCCCATCGCTTGCGGCTGCTCTTATCAGAATGCATTTTCATGATTGTTTCGTCAAG GGTTGTGATGCATCAATCCTCTTGAATGTTACTTCAAGCTCAGGGAATCAGACAGAGAAAGTGGCAATACCAAACCAAACAGTAAGAGGGTTTGATTTCATTGATAGATTGAAGAGTTTAGTTGAAGCAGAATGCCCTGGCATTGTTTCTTGTGCTGATATTATTGCTCTTGCTGCTAGAGACTCCATTGCTATCACT GGAGGCCCTTCTTGGAAAGTCCCGACGGGGCGAAGAGATGGGTTGTTATCCAATGCATCCGAGGCGTTAAACCAAATCCCGGCTCCATTCGACAATATCACTATCCTCATACAAAAGTTTGCCAATAAAAGTCTTGATTTGAAGGATCTTGTTTTGCTTTCCG GTGCTCATACTATTGGGATCGCACATTGTCCATCGGTATCAAACCGTCTATACAATTTCACGGGTGTGGGAGATCGAGACCCCTCCCTTGATAGCGAATATGCAGACAATCTCAGAGCAACAAAATGCAGGACACAAAACGACACTACAACAATACTTGAGATGGATCCTGGGAGCCGTAAGACTTTTGATCTTAGCTACTACACGTTATTGCTAAAACGTAGGGGCTTGTTCGAGTCTGATTCGGCTTTGACTACAAACTCCAACACGTTGGCATACATAAACCAACTTCTTCAAGGATCGCTCCAGAATTTCTTCAGTGAGTTTGCATTGTCGATGGAGAAAATGGGTCAAATTGAGGTGAAAACCGGAACCTCTGGTGAAATTCGAAGGAATTGTGCTGTCGTAAATAGTTAA
- the LOC110921306 gene encoding peroxidase 3 isoform X1, whose protein sequence is MKGFCWILVFLVVLRWVQCDLQMGYYGSSCPKAEKIVQDYVNEHIPNAPSLAAALIRMHFHDCFVKGCDASILLNVTSSSGNQTEKVAIPNQTVRGFDFIDRLKSLVEAECPGIVSCADIIALAARDSIAITGGPSWKVPTGRRDGLLSNASEALNQIPAPFDNITILIQKFANKSLDLKDLVLLSGAHTIGIAHCPSVSNRLYNFTGVGDRDPSLDSEYADNLRATKCRTQNDTTTILEMDPGSRKTFDLSYYTLLLKRRGLFESDSALTTNSNTLAYINQLLQGSLQNFFSEFALSMEKMGQIEVKTGTSGEIRRNCAVVNS, encoded by the exons ATGAAAGGTTTTTGCTGGATTTTGGTTTTTCTAGTGGTTTTGAGATGGGTACAATGTGATTTGCAGATGGGATATTATGGGAGTTCGTGCCCGAAAGCCGAAAAGATTGTGCAAGACTATGTGAATGAGCATATCCCGAATGCCCCATCGCTTGCGGCTGCTCTTATCAGAATGCATTTTCATGATTGTTTCGTCAAG GGTTGTGATGCATCAATCCTCTTGAATGTTACTTCAAGCTCAGGGAATCAGACAGAGAAAGTGGCAATACCAAACCAAACAGTAAGAGGGTTTGATTTCATTGATAGATTGAAGAGTTTAGTTGAAGCAGAATGCCCTGGCATTGTTTCTTGTGCTGATATTATTGCTCTTGCTGCTAGAGACTCCATTGCTATCACT GGAGGCCCTTCTTGGAAAGTCCCGACGGGGCGAAGAGATGGGTTGTTATCCAATGCATCCGAGGCGTTAAACCAAATCCCGGCTCCATTCGACAATATCACTATCCTCATACAAAAGTTTGCCAATAAAAGTCTTGATTTGAAGGATCTTGTTTTGCTTTCCG GTGCTCATACTATTGGGATCGCACATTGTCCATCGGTATCAAACCGTCTATACAATTTCACGGGTGTGGGAGATCGAGACCCCTCCCTTGATAGCGAATATGCAGACAATCTCAGAGCAACAAAATGCAGGACACAAAACGACACTACAACAATACTTGAGATGGATCCTGGGAGCCGTAAGACTTTTGATCTTAGCTACTACACGTTATTGCTAAAACGTAGGGGCTTGTTCGAGTCTGATTCGGCTTTGACTACAAACTCCAACACGTTGGCATACATAAACCAACTTCTTCAAGGATCGCTCCAGAATTTCTTCAGTGAGTTTGCATTGTCGATGGAGAAAATGGGTCAAATTGAGGTGAAAACCGGAACCTCTGGTGAAATTCGAAGGAATTGTGCTGTCGTAAATAGTTAA